A genome region from Chryseobacterium sp. G0186 includes the following:
- a CDS encoding DMT family transporter encodes MHKLALFRLHLIVFLWGFTAILGKLIHANAQVLVFYRMLFASIFLFVFIRVFKKESIKVSKKIFFQLAAIGVAMALHWYCFFYSIKVSNVSIALSCLSLSTLFASILEPIIFKRKIDISEVVMGTVIVACILLIFKTEFHFKEGIIYGILCAVFGTIFSVFNGKMFGKTSSGNIIFYEIFCGWFILMLFYLFSGQIFQMNEINYRDLALICLLASVFTAFPMLESVNLMKYISPFTLILTVNLEPVYGIILAFFIFGESEHMSPIFYIASAVMILAIIVNGLMKARKTKKL; translated from the coding sequence ATGCATAAATTAGCACTTTTTAGATTGCACTTAATTGTATTTTTGTGGGGATTCACTGCAATTTTAGGAAAACTGATTCATGCGAATGCTCAGGTTCTGGTTTTTTACAGAATGTTGTTTGCCTCAATTTTTCTTTTTGTTTTCATTAGAGTATTTAAAAAAGAAAGTATAAAGGTTTCCAAAAAGATTTTCTTTCAGCTGGCAGCAATAGGAGTTGCAATGGCGCTCCACTGGTATTGCTTTTTTTATTCCATTAAGGTTTCCAATGTTTCCATTGCATTAAGCTGTTTATCACTTTCCACTCTTTTTGCATCAATATTAGAACCTATTATTTTTAAAAGGAAGATTGACATATCCGAGGTTGTAATGGGGACGGTTATTGTGGCCTGTATTTTATTAATTTTTAAAACAGAATTCCATTTTAAGGAAGGAATCATATATGGGATTTTATGTGCTGTTTTTGGAACCATATTTTCTGTTTTCAATGGTAAAATGTTTGGGAAAACAAGCTCCGGGAATATTATATTTTATGAAATATTCTGTGGTTGGTTCATTTTGATGCTATTTTATTTGTTTTCAGGGCAAATTTTTCAAATGAACGAAATAAACTATAGAGATTTAGCGTTAATATGCTTGTTAGCCAGTGTTTTCACTGCTTTCCCGATGCTGGAATCAGTGAATTTAATGAAGTATATATCGCCTTTTACTCTAATTTTAACAGTTAATTTAGAACCGGTCTACGGAATTATACTAGCTTTTTTTATCTTTGGGGAATCAGAACATATGAGTCCTATATTTTATATTGCTTCAGCTGTTATGATACTGGCAATCATTGTGAACGGATTAATGAAAGCCAGGAAAACAAAAAAACTTTAA
- a CDS encoding VanZ family protein yields the protein MPIYWAFLTYMLLKPGEENQEYWFMFSGIDKVLHLGIFAALGFSFIAAFPKIKFSYFFQIILIYAFLTEILQEEMGLGRSMETLDIVADTIGCLLGYYIYKVLIKCFF from the coding sequence TTGCCCATTTATTGGGCATTTCTTACTTATATGCTTCTCAAGCCTGGAGAAGAAAACCAGGAATATTGGTTTATGTTCAGCGGTATCGATAAGGTATTGCACTTAGGTATATTCGCAGCCTTAGGATTCTCTTTCATTGCTGCTTTTCCCAAAATAAAGTTTTCATACTTTTTTCAGATCATCCTTATATATGCTTTCCTTACCGAAATCCTACAAGAAGAAATGGGACTGGGAAGATCCATGGAAACCCTGGATATAGTGGCCGATACCATTGGATGTCTACTGGGCTACTATATATATAAGGTACTCATCAAATGCTTTTTCTGA
- a CDS encoding acyl-CoA carboxylase subunit beta, whose translation MDIEFNKREDQNRLKLSEINRLLAEIKKGGGEKRLQKLRDEGKMTARERIDYLLDKNSDSIEIGAFAGYEMYEEHGGCPSGGVVIVMGYVSGRQCIVVANDASVKAGAWFPITGKKNLRAQEIAMENRLPIIYLVDSAGVYLPMQDEIFPDKEHFGRIFRNNAKMSSMGIIQISAVMGSCVAGGAYLPIMSDEAMIVDKTGSIFLAGSYLVKAAIGESIDNETLGGATTHCSISGVTDYKAKDDKDALDRIKNIMKSIGSTEKAGFDRIESFPPKESPDNIFGIMPVSRAEQYDTYEIIKCIVDNSEYEEYKPDYGKSIICATARVDGWSVGIVANQRKLVKSGKGEMQFGGVIYSDSADKATRFIANCNQRKIPLIFLQDVTGFMVGSKSEHGGIIKDGAKMVNAVSNSVVPKFTIITGNSYGAGNYAMCGKAYDPRLIVAWPWADLAVMGGAQAAKVLAQIQESTLKKQGKEISEEEHNEILNNITKKYQKQTEATYAASRLWTDAIINPTDTRKWISMGIEAANHSPITEKFNLGVIQV comes from the coding sequence ATGGACATCGAATTCAACAAACGAGAAGATCAGAACAGATTAAAATTATCAGAGATAAATCGCTTGCTTGCCGAGATTAAAAAAGGAGGCGGTGAAAAGAGGCTTCAGAAGCTTCGTGATGAGGGAAAAATGACAGCAAGAGAAAGAATAGACTATCTTCTCGACAAGAATTCAGATTCTATAGAAATTGGAGCATTTGCTGGTTATGAGATGTATGAGGAGCATGGAGGATGCCCTAGTGGAGGTGTTGTAATCGTTATGGGATATGTTTCCGGAAGACAGTGCATTGTTGTTGCCAATGATGCTTCTGTAAAAGCCGGTGCCTGGTTTCCTATTACAGGAAAGAAAAACCTGAGAGCACAGGAAATTGCCATGGAAAACAGACTGCCAATTATCTATTTGGTAGACTCTGCTGGTGTTTATCTTCCTATGCAGGATGAAATCTTCCCGGATAAAGAACATTTTGGAAGAATCTTCAGAAACAATGCTAAGATGAGTTCCATGGGAATCATCCAAATCTCAGCCGTCATGGGAAGCTGTGTAGCAGGAGGAGCTTATTTGCCTATCATGAGTGATGAAGCTATGATTGTGGATAAAACAGGTTCTATTTTCCTTGCCGGAAGTTACCTTGTAAAGGCTGCCATTGGAGAAAGCATCGATAATGAAACACTTGGCGGTGCCACTACCCACTGTTCTATCTCAGGCGTTACTGATTATAAAGCTAAAGATGATAAAGATGCTCTAGATAGAATCAAAAATATTATGAAGTCTATCGGAAGTACTGAAAAAGCAGGTTTTGACAGAATAGAAAGTTTTCCACCAAAAGAAAGCCCCGACAATATTTTCGGAATCATGCCGGTTTCAAGAGCTGAGCAATATGATACCTACGAAATTATTAAATGTATTGTGGATAACTCTGAATATGAGGAGTACAAACCTGATTATGGTAAGAGCATCATCTGTGCTACAGCTAGAGTAGATGGCTGGTCTGTAGGAATTGTTGCTAACCAGAGAAAGCTTGTTAAGAGTGGTAAAGGAGAAATGCAGTTTGGCGGAGTCATTTATTCTGATTCTGCAGATAAAGCCACTCGTTTTATTGCCAACTGTAATCAAAGAAAAATACCTTTAATCTTCTTACAGGATGTTACCGGGTTTATGGTAGGTTCAAAGTCAGAACATGGCGGAATTATCAAGGATGGTGCTAAAATGGTAAATGCTGTTTCCAATTCTGTTGTTCCTAAGTTTACCATTATCACAGGAAACTCTTATGGTGCAGGAAACTATGCCATGTGTGGAAAAGCCTATGATCCTAGACTTATTGTAGCTTGGCCTTGGGCTGATCTTGCAGTAATGGGAGGAGCTCAAGCAGCAAAGGTACTGGCTCAGATCCAGGAATCCACACTAAAAAAACAAGGTAAAGAAATTTCAGAAGAAGAACACAATGAAATTCTAAATAACATTACAAAAAAATACCAAAAACAAACTGAAGCTACTTATGCGGCATCAAGATTATGGACTGATGCTATTATTAACCCTACAGATACCAGAAAATGGATATCTATGGGGATAGAAGCTGCCAATCACTCTCCTATCACAGAGAAATTTAATCTAGGTGTAATTCAAGTCTGA
- the hutH gene encoding histidine ammonia-lyase, with the protein MIYGVDALTFHDVLEICKKPNKAKLNKAAKEQILKSQKNVQKIVESDRCVYGINTGFGPLCDTKISADETAQLQYNLIISHAVGVGKPIDKELSKIMMIAKVHALSKGFSGVSLEVIERMILMLEKDIIPVVPEQGSVGASGDLAPLSHLVLPLLGLGQVWEGDKISDTMEVLEKHNLEVLALGPKEGLGLINGTQFILAHAIKGLEKFEYLLNLADMTAAMSIEAYRGSESPFKKELHEIRPFEGSKKVAARMLKFLKGSENMKAHEDCERVQDPYSMRCVPQVHGASRNAFEHLKGMAETELNSVTDNPIVLSAEESISGGNFHGQLMALPLDYATLAAAELGNISDRRSYLLLEGKYGLPRLLTESSGLNSGFMIPQYTSAALVTENKTLCFPASADSIPTSLGQEDHVSMGSISGRKFNQVLGNLVNILAVELMFAAQGLEFRRPSKCSKLIEENYAILRSKVAKLEDDRLIGKDMLAIAELINERKFVVN; encoded by the coding sequence ATGATATACGGAGTAGATGCGCTTACTTTCCATGATGTTCTGGAAATATGTAAAAAACCTAATAAAGCCAAGCTAAATAAAGCTGCAAAAGAACAAATTTTAAAATCTCAGAAAAACGTACAGAAAATAGTAGAGTCCGATAGATGTGTATACGGTATCAATACCGGATTCGGGCCACTGTGCGATACCAAAATATCAGCTGATGAAACAGCTCAGTTACAGTATAACCTTATTATCTCTCATGCAGTAGGAGTAGGGAAGCCGATTGATAAGGAACTTTCCAAGATTATGATGATTGCTAAGGTTCATGCTTTGTCAAAAGGATTTTCAGGAGTTTCCCTGGAAGTAATTGAAAGAATGATTCTGATGCTTGAAAAAGATATCATTCCTGTAGTTCCGGAGCAGGGTTCTGTAGGGGCTTCCGGAGATTTAGCTCCTTTATCGCATCTTGTACTGCCTCTATTAGGGTTAGGACAGGTTTGGGAGGGTGATAAAATTTCTGATACAATGGAGGTATTGGAGAAACATAACCTTGAAGTATTGGCTTTAGGACCAAAAGAAGGACTAGGATTAATCAATGGAACACAATTTATCCTGGCTCATGCCATTAAAGGATTAGAGAAGTTTGAATACTTACTCAACCTTGCAGATATGACTGCGGCAATGAGTATTGAAGCATACAGAGGTTCTGAGAGCCCGTTTAAAAAGGAACTTCACGAGATCAGACCTTTTGAAGGAAGTAAAAAAGTAGCAGCTAGAATGCTTAAATTCCTGAAAGGATCAGAAAATATGAAAGCTCATGAAGACTGTGAAAGAGTTCAGGATCCTTATTCTATGAGATGTGTACCACAGGTTCATGGAGCAAGTAGAAATGCCTTTGAACATTTGAAAGGAATGGCAGAAACAGAATTAAACTCTGTTACAGACAATCCAATTGTACTAAGTGCAGAAGAATCTATCTCAGGAGGAAACTTCCACGGACAGTTAATGGCTTTACCTTTAGATTATGCAACACTAGCTGCTGCAGAACTAGGAAATATTTCAGACAGAAGAAGTTATTTATTACTGGAGGGAAAATACGGACTTCCAAGATTATTAACAGAAAGCTCAGGATTAAACTCAGGATTTATGATCCCTCAGTATACTTCTGCGGCATTGGTAACTGAGAACAAAACATTGTGTTTCCCGGCATCTGCTGACTCTATTCCTACAAGTTTGGGACAGGAAGATCATGTTTCTATGGGAAGTATTTCAGGGAGAAAGTTCAATCAGGTTCTTGGAAACCTTGTCAATATTCTAGCCGTTGAATTGATGTTTGCAGCACAAGGGTTGGAATTCAGAAGACCGTCCAAATGCTCTAAACTGATCGAAGAAAACTATGCTATTCTCCGTTCCAAAGTTGCTAAACTTGAAGATGACAGATTAATCGGTAAGGATATGCTAGCCATTGCAGAACTTATCAATGAAAGAAAGTTTGTCGTAAACTAA
- a CDS encoding S8 family peptidase translates to MKKSVFLLALFLALNSCTRDEIQNENPKVEVNQKGALTEKQINEGINQSIKTKGSFNWSNESDHFLWSAVFRGNRMVSIGFGSSRDDFDRSKSPNNKEMENEVLSVIKKYEGVDTARFLIISDQYLNQMDVIIDKEETLTALRQMKNIRYVEPADYHYFENEAKFNTTGRSSGSGSSGCGFSSATLSAVDYTSTTPSAKVPWAFTKHSIPDAWSYSTGAGVTIGLIDTGVSPEQTLLGGSFNNGASSGRTITKVGAYNSDGSADQCGHGTKMASVMTAPRNNAGLPVGVAYNANLIAYRAASNVVLETSSEQNGVKTAFTELGNNTNVKIISMSMGHIFSVGKIEDGVKYAYARGKLIFCAGGTSTSFTNFVGVIFPASMSETQAITGVKEGTSNQKCDVCHSGSQIDFTFQMERASGSTVPVLSYYNGQADYVGGSSVATAATAGIAALVWAKNPSWTRDQVLNKMRQAATYYPNVNSSYGYGNINVLKAVQ, encoded by the coding sequence ATGAAAAAAAGTGTATTCTTACTGGCATTATTTCTTGCCCTAAACTCTTGTACAAGAGATGAAATTCAAAATGAAAATCCAAAAGTTGAAGTGAACCAAAAAGGAGCATTGACAGAAAAACAGATCAATGAGGGGATCAATCAATCCATCAAAACAAAAGGCTCTTTCAATTGGAGCAACGAATCTGATCATTTCCTTTGGAGTGCTGTTTTTCGGGGAAACAGAATGGTATCCATCGGCTTTGGCTCATCCAGGGATGATTTTGACAGAAGTAAATCTCCAAACAACAAGGAGATGGAAAATGAAGTTCTATCTGTCATCAAAAAATATGAAGGGGTAGATACTGCAAGATTTCTCATTATAAGCGATCAATACCTTAATCAAATGGATGTAATTATTGATAAGGAAGAAACTTTAACTGCTCTTCGTCAGATGAAAAACATCCGTTATGTAGAGCCTGCAGACTATCATTATTTTGAAAATGAAGCTAAGTTCAATACCACAGGAAGATCTTCCGGTAGTGGTTCTTCCGGATGTGGTTTTTCATCCGCAACTCTAAGCGCAGTAGATTATACCTCTACAACGCCAAGTGCGAAAGTACCATGGGCATTCACAAAACATAGCATACCTGATGCCTGGAGCTATAGTACAGGGGCTGGGGTAACCATTGGTCTTATTGATACAGGGGTCTCACCTGAACAAACCTTATTGGGAGGTAGTTTCAATAACGGGGCGTCATCCGGAAGAACAATCACTAAAGTTGGAGCATATAATTCTGATGGTTCAGCAGATCAGTGTGGGCACGGAACAAAAATGGCTTCTGTAATGACAGCGCCAAGAAATAATGCAGGGCTGCCGGTAGGTGTTGCCTATAACGCCAATCTGATTGCCTATCGCGCCGCTTCTAATGTAGTATTGGAGACTTCCAGTGAGCAGAACGGAGTAAAAACAGCGTTTACCGAGCTGGGAAATAATACCAATGTAAAGATCATCTCTATGTCAATGGGACACATTTTTTCAGTAGGGAAAATTGAAGATGGTGTAAAATATGCTTATGCAAGAGGAAAACTCATATTCTGTGCAGGAGGAACCTCTACCAGCTTTACCAATTTTGTAGGGGTTATTTTCCCGGCATCCATGTCTGAAACACAGGCTATAACAGGAGTAAAGGAGGGAACATCTAACCAGAAGTGTGATGTTTGTCACTCCGGAAGCCAAATTGATTTTACATTCCAGATGGAGAGAGCATCAGGAAGTACAGTTCCGGTTCTGAGTTATTACAATGGACAGGCAGATTATGTGGGCGGTTCTTCAGTGGCTACGGCTGCTACAGCAGGAATTGCGGCTTTAGTCTGGGCTAAAAATCCATCATGGACCAGAGATCAGGTTCTTAATAAAATGAGACAGGCTGCTACTTATTATCCCAATGTTAATTCAAGCTATGGCTACGGAAATATAAATGTTTTAAAGGCTGTACAATAA
- a CDS encoding GNAT family N-acetyltransferase — MILYPDIKIKTEHLTLQPVDDSDIDDILEHFTSEITRYMPFNPQGNRQDIVDFVNKSKKNLSENTDLVMVALDSNGDFVGCCGIHNITDESIELGLWLKKSSQGKGFGTEIIKTLVDFIENNFTCKYILYPVDEENIMSRKIPEKLGFIPVEKYKKRKDSSVDLNIVEYRKYY, encoded by the coding sequence ATGATACTATATCCGGATATTAAAATCAAAACAGAACATTTAACCTTGCAACCTGTTGACGACTCAGATATAGATGACATTCTGGAACATTTTACAAGTGAAATCACCAGATATATGCCTTTTAATCCACAAGGTAACAGACAGGATATTGTTGACTTTGTCAATAAATCAAAAAAAAATCTTTCCGAAAATACAGATTTGGTAATGGTTGCTCTGGATTCAAATGGAGATTTTGTTGGGTGTTGCGGGATCCATAATATAACAGATGAATCTATTGAGCTTGGACTATGGCTAAAAAAGAGTAGTCAAGGAAAAGGATTTGGGACTGAAATTATAAAAACACTTGTTGACTTTATAGAAAACAATTTTACTTGTAAATATATTTTGTACCCTGTAGACGAAGAAAATATAATGAGCAGAAAGATTCCTGAAAAGCTGGGTTTCATTCCTGTTGAAAAATATAAGAAGCGTAAAGATTCTTCTGTTGATCTCAATATTGTAGAATATAGAAAATATTACTAG
- a CDS encoding GNAT family N-acetyltransferase has protein sequence MTIHRTDSNAPDFQNLVKHLDASLAEHNGDNHEFFDQFNKIDTIKNCIVAYIDDTPAACGAFKKLSEDTAEIKRMFTNPEFRKRGLGTTVVTELQNWAKELGYKKAVLETSRDLHNAIAVYERNGFYRIPNYGQYADVDSSVCYEKIINNK, from the coding sequence ATGACCATACACAGAACAGATTCTAACGCTCCGGATTTTCAAAACCTTGTAAAACATCTTGATGCCAGTCTTGCAGAACATAATGGTGACAACCATGAGTTTTTCGATCAGTTTAATAAAATTGATACCATCAAAAACTGTATTGTAGCTTATATTGATGATACTCCGGCAGCATGTGGTGCATTCAAGAAACTTTCAGAAGATACCGCTGAGATTAAAAGAATGTTTACAAATCCTGAATTCAGAAAAAGAGGATTAGGAACTACAGTGGTAACAGAACTGCAAAATTGGGCTAAAGAATTAGGGTATAAAAAAGCAGTACTGGAAACATCCCGGGATCTTCATAACGCCATTGCTGTTTATGAAAGAAATGGATTCTACAGAATTCCCAATTATGGACAATACGCAGATGTTGATAGCAGTGTTTGCTACGAGAAAATAATAAACAATAAATAA
- a CDS encoding PorV/PorQ family protein, whose product MMKKYFLLAFSLLFGLSQSQIIRKYSNEFLNIGAGARGLAMGGAVISNQDDVYAPMWNPAGLMSIERDWQGAAMHAEYFESIAKYDYLAYAKVLEEGVFGVSIVRLGVDNILNTTQMIDSEGNIDYDKITKFSQSDYAAILSYAFRPGGNPNLDVGVNAKIVYRNVGKFANGYGFGFDVGAIYKGENGWKFGGMVRDITTTVNFWSINQKELSTVVNGEEFNPAPKDKMELTMPKLNVGASKLFEINSSVYVLPEAGINVDFAKTASLISTDFASISPYAGAELGYQKMIYVRLGINRFQSITDIEDLKRKVSFQPSAGIGIKYRGLTLDYAITNSGIGGSNFYSNFFSLKLDMGAFRND is encoded by the coding sequence ATGATGAAAAAATATTTTTTACTTGCATTTTCACTACTCTTTGGGCTATCTCAATCCCAGATTATCAGGAAATATTCCAATGAATTCTTAAATATAGGAGCCGGTGCACGAGGACTGGCAATGGGAGGAGCAGTAATTTCCAATCAGGATGATGTCTATGCTCCGATGTGGAACCCGGCAGGATTAATGTCCATTGAAAGAGATTGGCAAGGAGCTGCAATGCACGCCGAATACTTTGAGTCTATTGCAAAATATGATTATTTGGCATATGCTAAGGTATTGGAAGAGGGTGTTTTTGGAGTTTCGATCGTAAGGCTTGGGGTAGATAATATTTTGAATACAACTCAGATGATCGATTCTGAAGGAAATATTGATTATGATAAAATCACAAAGTTCTCTCAATCTGATTATGCAGCCATTCTTTCATATGCATTCCGACCTGGAGGAAATCCCAATTTGGATGTAGGGGTGAATGCGAAAATTGTATACAGAAATGTAGGTAAGTTTGCGAATGGATATGGTTTCGGATTTGATGTGGGGGCTATTTATAAAGGAGAAAACGGATGGAAATTTGGGGGAATGGTGAGAGATATCACCACTACTGTTAACTTTTGGAGTATTAATCAAAAGGAATTATCAACAGTTGTAAACGGCGAGGAATTCAACCCGGCACCCAAGGATAAAATGGAACTTACCATGCCTAAACTTAATGTAGGAGCGAGTAAGTTATTCGAGATTAATAGCAGTGTCTATGTATTGCCAGAAGCTGGAATTAATGTGGATTTTGCAAAAACAGCTTCATTGATTTCTACAGATTTTGCGAGTATAAGCCCTTATGCAGGAGCAGAATTAGGATATCAAAAAATGATCTATGTGAGATTGGGGATCAACAGATTTCAGTCTATCACCGATATAGAAGATCTAAAGAGAAAAGTTTCTTTCCAGCCAAGTGCAGGTATTGGGATAAAGTATAGAGGACTTACACTGGATTATGCTATTACCAATTCAGGGATAGGCGGATCTAATTTCTATTCCAATTTCTTCTCACTTAAGCTGGATATGGGAGCATTCAGAAATGACTAA
- the uvrC gene encoding excinuclease ABC subunit UvrC — translation MNPSLELQLKTLPSEPGVYRYYDKNDQLLYVGKAKNLKKRVLSYFNKNLSGYRIKIMVGKIQRLETTIVNSEYDALLLENNLIKEHQPFYNVMLKDDKTYPWICIKNEDFPRIFLTRNVIKDGSEYYGPYAKVRPAKILLDTIKHIYKLRTCNLNLAPNKIADGKYKVCLEYHIKNCEGPCEDLETKEDYDEKIDAIRGIIKGDFRRAKEYLVNQMMKLASNLQFEEAQIIKERLDILEDYQAKNTVVNPNIDDVDVFGMTSDETAAYVNFFKIRNGNIIQSFTTEIKKILEETDEDILEEALIEIRQKFSSDSKEVLLPFHLSVEIPNVKLIVPKVGDKKRIVELSEKNAKEYRLEKLKQVQIVDPERHTNRIMAEMQKLLRMPVEPRHIEGFDNSNIQGTNPVSACVVFKDGKPSKADYRIFHPKTVEGPNDFATMEEVIYRRYKRMLDEGENLPQLILIDGGKGQLSSAVKSLRLLGLYGKITIVGIAKRLEEIFFPEDPIPLYLDKKSETLKILQRVRDEAHRFGVKHHRTRRKNSTIKSELEEIPGVGEKTIELLLSKLKSVKRIKEANLETLEEILGKSKAKVIWEFFNTNS, via the coding sequence ATGAATCCTTCTTTAGAACTACAGCTTAAAACCTTACCATCCGAACCCGGCGTTTATCGCTATTATGATAAAAACGATCAGCTTTTGTATGTCGGTAAAGCCAAAAACTTAAAGAAGAGGGTACTTTCTTACTTCAACAAGAATCTTTCCGGTTACAGAATCAAAATAATGGTCGGGAAAATCCAACGTTTGGAAACTACCATTGTAAACAGCGAATATGACGCTCTTTTATTGGAAAATAATCTGATCAAGGAACATCAACCGTTTTATAATGTAATGCTGAAGGATGACAAGACCTATCCATGGATCTGCATAAAAAATGAAGATTTTCCAAGAATTTTTCTAACCAGAAATGTCATCAAGGATGGCTCCGAATATTATGGTCCCTATGCCAAGGTACGCCCTGCAAAGATTTTACTGGATACCATTAAACATATTTATAAACTCAGAACCTGCAATCTGAATTTGGCACCCAATAAAATTGCCGATGGAAAATACAAGGTCTGTCTTGAATATCATATTAAAAACTGTGAGGGACCATGTGAGGATCTTGAAACCAAGGAGGATTATGATGAAAAGATAGATGCTATCCGTGGAATTATCAAAGGAGATTTCCGAAGAGCAAAGGAATACCTGGTTAACCAAATGATGAAGCTGGCTTCTAATCTTCAGTTTGAAGAAGCTCAGATTATTAAGGAAAGATTGGATATTCTGGAAGATTATCAGGCTAAAAATACGGTTGTAAATCCAAATATTGATGATGTGGATGTCTTTGGTATGACCAGTGATGAAACTGCAGCTTATGTCAACTTCTTTAAAATCAGAAATGGGAATATCATTCAGAGTTTTACTACAGAGATTAAGAAAATTCTGGAAGAAACAGATGAAGACATCTTGGAAGAAGCCCTGATTGAAATCCGACAAAAGTTTTCTTCTGATTCCAAGGAGGTGCTACTTCCCTTTCATTTATCTGTGGAAATTCCGAATGTAAAATTGATTGTTCCCAAAGTTGGGGATAAAAAGAGAATTGTGGAGCTCTCAGAAAAAAATGCAAAAGAATATCGTCTGGAAAAACTGAAACAGGTTCAGATCGTGGATCCTGAAAGGCATACCAACAGAATCATGGCTGAAATGCAGAAGCTTCTCAGAATGCCCGTGGAACCAAGACATATTGAAGGTTTTGATAACTCCAACATTCAGGGAACCAATCCTGTTTCTGCCTGCGTTGTTTTTAAAGATGGTAAACCCAGCAAAGCAGACTATAGAATTTTCCATCCTAAAACGGTAGAGGGTCCCAATGACTTTGCCACTATGGAAGAAGTTATCTACCGCCGTTACAAAAGAATGCTCGATGAGGGTGAAAATCTCCCACAGCTGATTCTTATTGATGGAGGAAAAGGACAGTTGTCTTCCGCTGTAAAGAGTTTGAGACTGTTGGGTCTTTATGGAAAAATTACCATCGTAGGAATCGCTAAAAGGCTTGAAGAAATTTTCTTCCCGGAAGATCCTATTCCTTTATATCTTGATAAAAAATCTGAAACCTTAAAAATTCTGCAAAGAGTGCGGGATGAAGCTCACCGTTTTGGAGTAAAACATCACAGAACAAGAAGAAAAAACTCTACGATAAAGTCTGAACTGGAAGAAATTCCCGGGGTAGGAGAAAAAACCATTGAGTTATTATTATCCAAATTAAAATCTGTAAAACGAATTAAGGAAGCCAATCTTGAAACCCTGGAAGAGATCTTAGGAAAAAGTAAAGCCAAAGTCATTTGGGAATTCTTCAATACCAATAGCTAA
- the gcvH gene encoding glycine cleavage system protein GcvH has product MNTPSELKYTKDHEWIKIEGNVATIGITDFAQGELGDIVYVDVDTVDDDLNGGDVFGSVEAVKTVSDLFLPISGKVIEFNSELEDQPELLNTDPYGDGWIIKLELADGADHSELLSAEDYQAIIG; this is encoded by the coding sequence ATGAACACACCATCAGAATTAAAGTACACGAAAGATCACGAATGGATCAAGATTGAGGGGAATGTAGCTACAATCGGTATTACAGACTTTGCTCAGGGAGAACTTGGGGACATCGTTTATGTAGATGTAGATACTGTAGATGATGACCTTAATGGAGGAGATGTTTTCGGAAGTGTAGAAGCGGTAAAGACTGTTTCAGATCTATTCTTACCTATTTCAGGAAAAGTTATTGAATTCAACTCAGAATTGGAAGACCAGCCTGAATTGTTAAATACAGATCCTTATGGAGACGGATGGATCATCAAGTTAGAACTTGCTGACGGTGCAGATCATTCTGAATTGCTTTCTGCAGAAGATTATCAAGCAATCATTGGATAA